Proteins from a single region of Streptomyces spectabilis:
- the paaK gene encoding phenylacetate--CoA ligase PaaK has translation MARTPALLDAAERLGREELEALQLERLQDTLLHAYENVPFYRAAFDAVGLSPDDCHTLADLARFPFTTKADLRANYPFGMFAVEQSELRRLHASSGTTGRPTLVGYTEQDLSMWADVVARSIRAAGGRPGHKVHVAYGYGLFTGGLGAHYGAERLGCTVIPASGGMTTRQVQLILDLRPEIIMVTPSYMLTLLEEFERQGIDPRTTSLQVGIFGAEPWTEEMRREIEERFAIDAVDIYGLSEVIGPGVAQECVETKDGLHIWEDHFYPEVVDPITGELLPDGEHGELVFTSLTKEAMPVIRYRTRDLTRLLPGTARVFRRMEKVAGRSDDMVILRGVNLFPTQIEEIILRTPGLAPHFQLCLTREGRMDALTVRVESRVDTPRGRRVTAAREVESAVKDSIGVSISAEVVDPESIERSVGKVKRIVDLRNLKP, from the coding sequence ATGGCGCGTACACCGGCACTCCTGGACGCCGCGGAGCGGCTCGGTCGTGAGGAGCTCGAAGCGCTGCAGCTCGAGCGCCTTCAGGACACCTTGCTGCACGCGTACGAGAACGTTCCCTTCTACCGGGCCGCGTTCGACGCGGTGGGGCTCAGCCCCGACGACTGCCATACGCTGGCCGACCTGGCCCGCTTCCCCTTCACCACGAAGGCGGACCTGCGCGCGAACTATCCCTTCGGGATGTTCGCCGTGGAGCAGTCGGAGCTGCGCCGTCTGCACGCCTCCAGCGGCACCACGGGGCGGCCCACCCTCGTCGGCTACACCGAGCAGGACCTGTCGATGTGGGCGGACGTCGTGGCCCGCTCGATCCGGGCGGCGGGCGGCCGGCCCGGGCACAAGGTCCATGTGGCCTACGGATACGGCCTGTTCACCGGCGGGCTCGGCGCGCACTACGGCGCCGAGCGGCTCGGCTGCACGGTGATCCCCGCGTCCGGCGGCATGACCACGCGCCAGGTGCAGCTGATCCTCGACCTGCGCCCCGAGATCATCATGGTGACGCCCTCGTACATGCTGACGCTCCTGGAGGAGTTCGAGCGGCAGGGCATCGATCCCCGTACGACGTCCCTCCAGGTCGGCATCTTCGGCGCGGAGCCGTGGACGGAGGAGATGCGGCGCGAGATCGAGGAGCGGTTCGCCATCGACGCCGTGGACATATACGGCCTCTCGGAGGTGATCGGCCCCGGGGTCGCGCAGGAGTGCGTCGAGACGAAGGACGGGCTGCACATCTGGGAGGACCACTTCTATCCGGAAGTGGTCGACCCGATCACCGGTGAGCTGCTGCCCGACGGCGAGCACGGTGAGCTGGTCTTCACCTCGCTCACCAAGGAGGCCATGCCCGTCATCCGCTACCGGACCCGGGACCTGACGCGGCTCCTTCCGGGCACGGCCCGCGTCTTCCGCCGCATGGAGAAGGTGGCGGGCCGCAGTGACGACATGGTCATCCTGCGCGGGGTGAACCTCTTCCCCACCCAGATCGAGGAGATCATCCTCCGCACGCCCGGCCTCGCCCCGCACTTCCAGCTCTGCCTCACCAGGGAGGGCCGTATGGACGCCCTCACGGTGCGCGTCGAATCCCGCGTGGACACACCGCGCGGGCGCCGCGTCACCGCTGCCCGCGAGGTCGAATCGGCGGTGAAGGACTCCATCGGCGTCTCGATCTCGGCGGAGGTCGTCGACCCCGAGTCGATCGAGCGCTCTGTGGGCAAGGTGAAGCGGATCGTGGACCTGCGGAACCTCAAGCCCTGA
- a CDS encoding SAM-dependent methyltransferase: MSHDDGWPAERIDTASAHSARIYDYILGGKDYYPADKEAGDVMAQEWPALPIHMRANRDFMDRAVTYLAREAGIRQFLDIGTGIPTSPNLHEIAQSVNPASRVVYVDNDPIVLTLSQGLLASSTEGMTSYIEADMLDPDTILNAPELRETLDLGEPVALTIIAIVHFLLDEHDATGIVKRLLDPLPSGSYLAMSVGTADFAPEDVARVAREYAARGLPMRLRTRAEAGQFFEGLDLVEPGIVQVHKWRPDGTEDGTIRDEDIAMYGAVARKP, from the coding sequence GTGTCGCACGACGACGGATGGCCGGCCGAACGGATCGACACCGCGAGCGCCCACTCGGCGCGCATCTACGACTACATCCTCGGCGGCAAGGACTACTATCCAGCCGACAAGGAGGCGGGGGACGTGATGGCCCAGGAGTGGCCCGCCCTGCCCATCCACATGCGGGCCAACCGCGACTTCATGGACCGCGCCGTCACGTATCTGGCGCGGGAGGCGGGCATCCGGCAGTTCCTCGACATCGGGACCGGCATCCCGACCTCGCCGAACCTCCACGAGATCGCGCAGTCGGTCAACCCGGCGTCCCGGGTCGTGTACGTCGACAACGACCCCATCGTGCTCACCCTGTCCCAGGGCCTGCTCGCCAGCAGCACCGAGGGCATGACCTCGTACATCGAGGCCGACATGCTCGACCCGGACACGATCCTGAACGCCCCGGAGCTGCGCGAGACCCTGGACCTCGGCGAGCCCGTCGCCCTCACGATCATCGCGATCGTGCACTTCCTGCTCGACGAGCACGACGCCACCGGCATCGTGAAACGCCTCCTGGACCCGCTGCCGTCGGGCAGCTACCTCGCGATGTCCGTCGGCACCGCCGACTTCGCGCCGGAAGACGTGGCGCGGGTGGCGCGCGAGTACGCGGCGCGGGGCCTGCCCATGCGGCTGCGCACCCGGGCCGAGGCCGGACAGTTCTTCGAAGGCCTGGACCTGGTGGAGCCCGGGATCGTGCAGGTCCACAAGTGGCGCCCGGACGGCACGGAGGACGGAACGATCAGGGACGAGGACATCGCCATGTACGGCGCGGTCGCCCGCAAACCCTAG
- a CDS encoding DUF397 domain-containing protein, with translation MPSRELGAHGWRKPWSDDAGGACLEAKKLVDGRVALRQSTDPTGPALILTPREVARFLASVKAGDADFLC, from the coding sequence ATGCCTTCCCGGGAACTCGGCGCCCACGGCTGGCGCAAGCCCTGGAGCGACGACGCCGGAGGCGCCTGCCTGGAGGCGAAGAAGCTCGTCGACGGGCGCGTGGCGCTGCGCCAGTCGACTGACCCGACGGGGCCCGCGCTGATCCTCACCCCCCGTGAAGTGGCCCGCTTCCTCGCGAGCGTCAAGGCGGGCGACGCCGACTTCCTCTGCTAG
- a CDS encoding helix-turn-helix domain-containing protein, which translates to MAAETSWGGAPSVLRMILGKQLEGLRTRAGLTYEQAGEAIGVSHSTIRRLEAAKVARLRLSDVEKLLRTYGVADQREIDTFLQSVREANKRGWWHSYRDVMPDWFTAYLSLEQAAHHIRAYESQFVHGLLQTEDYARALLSAGNPHASAEVTERQVALRMERQELLNRPSPPHLWVVMDETVLRWPVGGSAVMRAQIDHLIAVTAQPHVTLQIMPFRNGPHPAMRAGAFHIFRFKAPELPDIVYVNGLVGAVYVDKGDDVVVYREALDRLGAQAASVRKTEALLGSIRKEL; encoded by the coding sequence ATGGCAGCGGAAACATCGTGGGGCGGAGCCCCCTCGGTCCTGCGCATGATCCTCGGCAAGCAGCTGGAGGGCCTGCGGACGCGCGCGGGCCTGACCTACGAGCAGGCGGGCGAGGCGATCGGCGTCAGCCATTCGACGATCCGGCGCCTCGAGGCCGCCAAGGTCGCGCGGCTGCGGCTCTCCGACGTCGAGAAGCTCCTGCGGACGTACGGCGTCGCCGACCAGCGCGAGATCGACACGTTCCTCCAGTCGGTCCGCGAGGCCAACAAGCGCGGCTGGTGGCACTCGTACCGCGACGTGATGCCCGACTGGTTCACCGCGTACCTCAGCCTGGAGCAGGCCGCCCACCACATCCGTGCCTACGAGTCACAGTTCGTCCACGGCCTGCTGCAGACGGAGGACTACGCCCGCGCCCTGCTGAGCGCGGGCAACCCGCACGCGTCGGCCGAGGTCACCGAGCGTCAGGTCGCCCTGCGCATGGAGCGCCAGGAACTCCTGAACCGCCCCTCTCCCCCGCATCTGTGGGTCGTGATGGACGAGACCGTGCTGCGCTGGCCGGTCGGCGGCAGCGCCGTGATGCGGGCGCAGATCGACCATCTGATCGCCGTGACCGCGCAGCCCCATGTGACGCTGCAGATCATGCCCTTCAGGAACGGCCCGCACCCGGCCATGCGGGCGGGAGCGTTCCACATCTTCCGGTTCAAGGCCCCCGAGCTGCCGGACATCGTCTACGTCAACGGCCTGGTCGGGGCCGTCTATGTCGACAAGGGCGACGACGTGGTGGTCTACCGCGAGGCCCTGGACCGGCTCGGCGCCCAGGCGGCGTCCGTCAGGAAGACCGAGGCCCTGCTCGGCTCGATTCGTAAGGAGCTGTGA
- a CDS encoding ATP-binding protein: protein MFRLPAAAASVRAARTHVHERMTDWGIAPEVGDDAVLVISELVTNAIAHAFGDHVVCRLCVAGQRLRIEVEDQARGETAPAQRPPDPDRESGRGLALVDALAEDWGVTRVPGGAGQIVWADLSPVSPDFGGTGG, encoded by the coding sequence GTGTTCCGTTTACCGGCGGCGGCCGCCTCCGTACGGGCGGCCCGCACCCATGTGCACGAGCGGATGACGGACTGGGGCATCGCCCCGGAGGTGGGCGACGACGCGGTCCTCGTCATCTCCGAACTCGTCACCAACGCGATCGCGCACGCCTTCGGCGACCACGTGGTGTGCCGCCTGTGCGTGGCCGGTCAACGGCTCCGCATCGAGGTCGAGGACCAGGCCAGGGGCGAGACGGCCCCCGCGCAGCGCCCCCCGGACCCCGACAGGGAGAGCGGCCGCGGGCTCGCACTGGTGGACGCGCTGGCCGAGGACTGGGGCGTCACCCGCGTTCCGGGCGGCGCCGGGCAGATCGTGTGGGCCGATCTTTCGCCGGTGTCACCGGACTTCGGAGGCACGGGCGGGTGA
- a CDS encoding GNAT family N-acetyltransferase: MIIRLATENDFPGFLGLAAQVEDWFGPMVEEPGFHRAVKEHIGASAALVAAAPSGPDLLGGLLFGGSAPTHHVHWLVVSGEARGQGVGQALMAEAERRFGPGPATIEVITFGADHPGAVTSGARDFYLRLGFTPGEAAEPGPEGGSRQVFRRVMAP; this comes from the coding sequence ATGATCATCAGACTCGCTACGGAGAACGACTTCCCGGGTTTCCTCGGCCTGGCGGCCCAGGTGGAGGACTGGTTCGGCCCGATGGTGGAGGAGCCCGGCTTCCACCGTGCCGTGAAGGAGCACATCGGGGCGTCCGCCGCGCTGGTCGCCGCCGCGCCCTCGGGTCCGGACCTCCTGGGCGGGCTCCTCTTCGGCGGGAGCGCCCCGACGCACCACGTCCACTGGCTCGTCGTCTCCGGCGAGGCGCGTGGCCAGGGCGTGGGGCAGGCCCTGATGGCGGAGGCCGAGCGCCGCTTCGGCCCCGGGCCCGCCACCATCGAGGTCATCACCTTCGGGGCCGATCACCCGGGCGCCGTCACCAGCGGCGCACGCGACTTCTACCTCCGTCTCGGCTTCACCCCGGGCGAGGCCGCCGAGCCGGGGCCCGAGGGCGGATCCCGGCAGGTGTTCAGGCGCGTCATGGCGCCGTGA
- a CDS encoding PucR family transcriptional regulator, translating to MEALAARLSQLDAHVEGAIRVVMFYDTLMRRRVDLPALARASAGLAECVAGIRLHGTDRPIRFSPDGTEATAPAPNASTTAPVTLDEEEIGAVWLERTGPAGPLDEVLLDRLAIAAAAVVERYGPARTTMADPALVELAISGDSDAAARARALRLLGFTAGLPLRVVAVRSSVPLDRISALLCPNRPVKAAPLGDVGVVLAGAVDMERFPVGVRAGIGAADSPERSWREARTALRFTTGSQPVVRYESLGALALLAQVPRDSARGNADVAAIGRVADTPEDLETLDAYCATGTLRRAADRLHLHHSSVARRLDQIGKALDIELTTPAGLIRATLALTAWRLLDD from the coding sequence ATGGAGGCACTGGCCGCACGTCTTTCGCAGCTGGACGCGCACGTCGAGGGCGCGATCCGCGTCGTCATGTTCTACGACACGCTGATGCGGCGGCGGGTGGACCTTCCGGCGCTCGCCCGGGCGTCGGCCGGTCTGGCCGAGTGCGTGGCAGGCATCCGGCTGCACGGCACGGACCGGCCGATCCGCTTCTCGCCCGACGGGACGGAGGCGACCGCCCCGGCGCCGAACGCTTCCACCACGGCGCCGGTCACGCTCGACGAGGAGGAGATCGGCGCGGTGTGGCTGGAGCGCACCGGCCCGGCGGGCCCGCTCGACGAGGTGCTCCTCGACCGGCTCGCCATCGCCGCCGCGGCGGTGGTCGAGCGGTACGGCCCGGCCCGCACCACCATGGCCGACCCCGCCCTCGTCGAACTCGCCATCAGCGGCGACAGCGACGCGGCGGCCAGGGCCCGTGCGCTGCGCCTGCTGGGGTTCACCGCCGGGCTGCCGCTGCGCGTCGTGGCCGTGCGCTCGTCCGTTCCGCTCGACCGGATCAGCGCCCTGCTCTGCCCGAACCGCCCGGTGAAGGCGGCGCCTCTCGGCGATGTGGGGGTCGTGCTGGCCGGCGCCGTGGACATGGAGCGGTTCCCGGTGGGCGTCCGCGCGGGCATCGGCGCCGCCGACAGTCCCGAGCGGTCCTGGCGGGAGGCCCGTACGGCGCTGCGCTTCACCACCGGGAGCCAGCCGGTCGTCCGCTACGAAAGCCTGGGAGCGCTCGCGCTGCTCGCGCAGGTGCCGCGGGACAGCGCGCGCGGCAATGCCGACGTGGCCGCCATCGGGCGCGTCGCCGACACCCCCGAGGACCTGGAGACCCTGGACGCCTACTGCGCCACCGGCACCCTGCGCCGCGCCGCCGACCGGCTCCATCTGCACCACAGCAGCGTGGCCCGCCGGCTCGACCAGATCGGGAAGGCCCTGGACATCGAACTCACCACGCCCGCCGGGCTGATCCGCGCCACCCTCGCCCTCACCGCGTGGCGACTGCTCGACGACTGA
- a CDS encoding ion transporter, whose amino-acid sequence MTYDGLTRSTPGRQAVAERCRGLTEARWFGLAVFVLILANAAVLGVETYTGVVHRWHGELKVVEHCFLVLFTAEVLLRIGAHADRPRDFFRDPWNLFDLAVVLCAFLPFARENTTVLRLLRLARVLRTARFLPQLRIVLVAVGRSLPGTVSFLLVGALVLYVYAMVGWVFFADDDPEHFGSIGRAVLTLFLLMTLDGLGDAVRAGLEISRWSFVYYATYVLIASFVLVNVLIGVVITSLDEARTMEEQQARERGRPSAADAADATDDAEHELRTRIATARRALDDLEESLERLPGARR is encoded by the coding sequence ATGACGTACGACGGGCTCACACGCTCAACACCCGGCAGACAGGCGGTGGCTGAGCGCTGCCGCGGCCTCACCGAAGCCCGCTGGTTCGGCCTGGCGGTCTTCGTCCTCATCCTCGCCAACGCCGCCGTCCTCGGCGTGGAGACGTACACCGGCGTCGTGCACCGATGGCACGGGGAGCTGAAGGTCGTCGAGCACTGTTTCCTCGTGCTCTTCACCGCGGAGGTCCTCCTGCGGATCGGCGCGCACGCCGACCGGCCCCGCGACTTCTTCCGCGATCCGTGGAACCTCTTCGACCTCGCCGTGGTCCTGTGCGCCTTCCTGCCGTTCGCGCGGGAGAACACCACTGTGCTGCGCCTGCTGCGCCTGGCCCGGGTGCTGCGCACCGCCCGGTTCCTGCCCCAACTCCGCATCGTGCTCGTGGCGGTGGGCCGCAGCCTGCCCGGCACGGTCAGCTTCCTGCTCGTCGGCGCGCTCGTGCTGTACGTGTACGCGATGGTCGGGTGGGTCTTCTTCGCCGACGACGACCCCGAACACTTCGGCTCCATCGGCCGCGCCGTGCTCACCCTGTTCCTCCTGATGACCCTCGACGGCCTCGGCGACGCGGTCCGCGCGGGCCTGGAGATCTCCCGGTGGAGCTTCGTCTACTACGCCACGTACGTCCTGATCGCTTCCTTCGTGCTGGTCAACGTCCTGATCGGCGTGGTGATCACCTCGCTCGACGAGGCGCGGACGATGGAGGAGCAGCAGGCCCGGGAGCGTGGGCGGCCGAGCGCGGCCGATGCAGCCGATGCGACCGACGACGCCGAGCACGAGCTGCGCACCCGCATCGCCACCGCACGCCGGGCCTTGGACGACCTGGAGGAGAGCCTGGAGCGCCTGCCCGGGGCCCGCCGCTGA
- a CDS encoding endonuclease/exonuclease/phosphatase family protein, protein MVLARGTRLFAGAGVVACMALIGPSTPGGALFGRSQPVEAVKDIVPNRVMTWNICNPCGDTNVGRAAEIAAYAPQVIGMQEACVRDVERIRDHLRNLYGLVYHVEYGSVLRNRGRCGGWPWSPGAFGQAILSAAPMTDRVNVEYPDGGSEDRGYMAVTTTVGGKSVRVFNTHLAQRRQEAVRAGQTEVLAAAVARHDRAIVLGDFNAVPDAPELRRMWALAADADPQCHPSLVGACEPTTDWRSKFDYVFLRGIAPLRHRVETTPHSDHDLLRTDLDLT, encoded by the coding sequence ATGGTGCTCGCAAGGGGCACGCGGTTGTTCGCGGGCGCGGGGGTCGTGGCCTGCATGGCGCTGATCGGCCCCAGCACGCCGGGCGGCGCCCTCTTCGGAAGGTCGCAGCCCGTCGAAGCGGTCAAGGACATCGTGCCGAACCGGGTCATGACGTGGAACATCTGCAACCCCTGCGGCGACACCAACGTCGGCCGGGCGGCGGAGATCGCCGCGTACGCGCCCCAGGTCATCGGCATGCAAGAAGCGTGCGTACGGGACGTCGAGAGGATCCGGGACCATCTGAGGAACCTCTACGGGCTCGTCTACCACGTGGAGTACGGGTCGGTCCTGCGCAACCGGGGCCGCTGCGGGGGATGGCCATGGAGTCCGGGAGCGTTCGGCCAGGCGATCCTCTCGGCGGCGCCCATGACGGACCGGGTGAACGTCGAGTACCCCGACGGCGGGTCCGAGGACCGGGGGTACATGGCCGTCACCACCACGGTGGGCGGCAAGTCGGTCCGGGTCTTCAACACGCACCTCGCGCAACGCCGGCAGGAGGCGGTCCGAGCGGGACAGACCGAGGTGCTCGCCGCGGCGGTCGCCCGGCACGACCGGGCGATCGTCCTCGGTGACTTCAACGCGGTGCCGGACGCTCCCGAGCTCCGCCGGATGTGGGCCCTGGCCGCGGACGCCGACCCCCAGTGTCACCCCTCGCTCGTCGGCGCCTGTGAGCCGACCACCGACTGGCGCAGCAAGTTCGACTACGTCTTTCTGCGGGGCATTGCCCCGCTCAGGCATCGCGTGGAGACCACCCCCCACTCGGACCACGACCTGCTGCGCACCGACCTCGACCTGACGTAG
- a CDS encoding FGLLP motif-containing membrane protein, translating to MGRARRRRLWGALLGAVLLVITAAMPCVAVVGGAAAQAVAGVREEETAEPSATSASPSETQPVTGPSDTPTDGPDEPPPVDPTLGPSGEQVLQGETFTATGSDFDCSDGAGLAGPLTFSVEGRAPVTVTVGASGGFQQPVSVPEDAAPGQYGMQAYCAEVPDAPTATAVFEVLEADRPDPRISLSPDSGPAGSHLTVGGTGFSCDAGAGVNVLWDGRVVAGGTPSESGAVTVPLHVPAGASEGAHEVAAACRTPEGVSASASFSVDPPKVTQPRDDPREVTIHMADYPAACVDGSIVIGGRRLSTWLDADSFEGGAAKGRWELIDLHAKIPTDMTGRRDVGLKCTGRDWEKAGEITLPARDQLTLFQLPLGSTRHPEGEKGPITPSPSPDKTHGKNGGSHQRGGDKDDPDKNDDGASTRPNDKKGKDGDDPQGSTPDDPDLGLVGALRTPADVSWALKDLAGSVGMAAWFLILVLLLERAFPSQLADNALGRWWLRRQQQRRSRPPRLPGWARVCGFALLGGSLAVWADATTGLSSTTAIKTAGAAGGMLVILVAYEKTKDSLLSPRRNGFRSELRVVPAGLLLAGLMTAMSRFLEFPVPYVYGLVAVYMVLSSPRRGSGDPDDGLPKGQAVLIGGICVLAAVVLLWVLGAPLLEAVQAEHARPESLRYALAYAVGLTVVAGVEVVVFGLLPLSGMDGHSLKDWNKPAWYALYLIGLTFFFHVLLHSLHPGVGSDLVVDGDLRWWTLGIATGLFVVFGAVSLALRWYVGRYERRPQTA from the coding sequence ATGGGACGAGCACGAAGGCGGCGGTTATGGGGGGCGCTCCTGGGGGCGGTGCTCCTCGTCATCACGGCGGCGATGCCGTGCGTGGCCGTGGTGGGCGGCGCGGCCGCCCAGGCCGTCGCCGGGGTCCGGGAGGAAGAGACGGCTGAGCCGTCGGCCACGTCTGCGTCCCCCTCGGAGACACAGCCGGTCACAGGGCCTTCGGACACCCCGACGGACGGACCGGACGAGCCTCCGCCCGTCGACCCCACACTGGGGCCGTCGGGTGAACAGGTGCTGCAGGGCGAGACGTTCACGGCGACCGGCAGCGATTTCGACTGCTCCGATGGGGCCGGTCTCGCGGGCCCGCTGACCTTCAGCGTGGAGGGGCGGGCCCCGGTGACCGTGACGGTGGGGGCCAGCGGAGGCTTCCAGCAGCCGGTCTCCGTGCCGGAGGACGCGGCCCCGGGGCAGTACGGCATGCAGGCGTACTGTGCGGAGGTGCCCGACGCGCCCACCGCCACAGCGGTGTTCGAGGTCCTGGAGGCGGACCGGCCCGACCCGCGGATCTCCCTGTCGCCCGACTCCGGGCCTGCGGGATCGCATCTGACCGTCGGCGGCACGGGGTTCTCGTGCGACGCGGGAGCGGGGGTGAACGTCCTGTGGGACGGCCGGGTCGTGGCGGGCGGCACGCCCTCGGAGAGCGGAGCCGTCACCGTCCCGCTACACGTCCCGGCCGGCGCCTCGGAGGGGGCGCACGAGGTGGCCGCGGCCTGCCGGACGCCGGAAGGCGTCAGCGCCTCGGCGAGCTTCAGCGTGGACCCACCGAAGGTCACGCAGCCGCGTGACGACCCCCGCGAGGTCACGATCCACATGGCCGACTACCCGGCCGCCTGCGTCGACGGCTCGATCGTCATCGGCGGCCGCCGACTCAGTACCTGGCTGGACGCCGACTCGTTCGAGGGCGGAGCCGCGAAGGGACGCTGGGAGCTGATCGACCTCCACGCCAAGATCCCGACGGACATGACTGGCCGCAGGGACGTGGGCCTGAAGTGCACGGGCCGGGACTGGGAGAAGGCAGGCGAGATCACCCTTCCGGCGCGGGACCAGCTGACGCTCTTCCAGCTACCCCTAGGGTCCACCCGGCATCCAGAAGGGGAGAAGGGCCCGATCACACCGTCCCCCTCGCCGGACAAGACGCATGGGAAGAACGGCGGCTCGCACCAGCGGGGCGGAGACAAGGACGATCCGGACAAGAACGATGACGGCGCGAGTACCCGGCCGAACGACAAAAAGGGGAAGGACGGCGACGACCCGCAAGGCTCGACCCCTGACGATCCGGACCTCGGCCTCGTCGGTGCCCTGCGCACCCCGGCCGATGTCTCCTGGGCGCTGAAGGACCTGGCCGGATCGGTCGGCATGGCCGCCTGGTTCCTGATCCTGGTCCTCCTGTTGGAGAGGGCCTTCCCGTCACAGCTCGCCGACAACGCGCTGGGCCGCTGGTGGCTCCGCCGTCAGCAGCAGAGGCGGTCCCGGCCGCCGAGGCTGCCCGGGTGGGCCAGGGTGTGCGGTTTCGCGCTCCTGGGCGGCTCCTTGGCTGTCTGGGCCGACGCCACGACGGGCCTGAGCTCGACGACCGCGATCAAGACCGCGGGCGCGGCCGGGGGGATGCTCGTCATCCTGGTCGCCTACGAGAAGACCAAGGACTCCTTGCTGAGCCCTCGGCGGAACGGATTCCGCTCCGAGCTGCGCGTGGTCCCCGCGGGACTGCTGCTCGCGGGCCTGATGACGGCGATGTCCCGGTTCCTGGAGTTCCCGGTCCCGTACGTCTACGGCCTGGTCGCCGTGTACATGGTGCTCAGCTCGCCCCGCCGCGGCTCCGGTGACCCGGACGACGGCCTGCCCAAGGGCCAGGCGGTCCTGATCGGCGGGATCTGCGTACTGGCCGCAGTGGTCCTCCTGTGGGTGCTGGGCGCGCCCTTGCTCGAAGCCGTCCAGGCGGAGCACGCGCGGCCCGAAAGCCTCCGGTACGCCCTTGCCTACGCCGTGGGCCTCACGGTCGTCGCCGGCGTCGAGGTGGTGGTGTTCGGCCTGCTCCCGCTGTCCGGCATGGACGGCCACAGCCTGAAGGACTGGAACAAGCCCGCCTGGTACGCCCTCTACCTCATCGGTCTGACCTTCTTCTTCCACGTCCTGCTGCACAGCCTCCACCCGGGTGTGGGCAGCGACCTGGTGGTCGACGGGGACCTGCGCTGGTGGACGCTCGGCATAGCCACCGGCCTGTTCGTGGTGTTCGGGGCCGTCTCCCTGGCTCTGCGGTGGTACGTGGGGCGTTACGAGCGGCGGCCTCAGACGGCCTGA
- a CDS encoding 2'-5' RNA ligase family protein, whose product MTTHGDLAKGEHGGEHGADGWPDIPGDTALTLRIPEADPLVRAGFPAHVTVLYPFLHESRIDARLDGELSALFAGHDAFTLTFAAFGRYPGVLYLDPWPRDLVQVLTKELTQRWPEAVPYRGIFGAGLDPHLTVANSEGPATQEAAYDRLESDIATALPLVCRVRTVDLIVWDGSRWQSRTEYALG is encoded by the coding sequence ATGACCACACACGGGGACCTCGCCAAGGGTGAGCACGGGGGTGAGCACGGGGCGGACGGCTGGCCGGACATACCCGGTGACACCGCGCTCACCCTCAGGATTCCCGAGGCGGATCCGCTGGTACGGGCCGGGTTTCCCGCCCATGTGACCGTGCTCTACCCGTTCCTGCACGAGAGCCGCATCGACGCGCGGCTCGACGGCGAGCTCTCCGCACTCTTCGCCGGGCACGACGCGTTCACCCTGACGTTCGCCGCGTTCGGCCGCTACCCGGGGGTGCTCTACCTCGATCCATGGCCGCGCGACCTGGTTCAGGTGCTCACCAAGGAGCTCACCCAGCGGTGGCCGGAAGCGGTGCCTTACCGAGGGATCTTCGGCGCCGGGCTCGACCCGCACCTGACGGTCGCGAACAGCGAGGGCCCCGCCACGCAAGAGGCCGCGTACGACCGGCTGGAGAGCGACATCGCGACCGCGCTGCCGCTGGTCTGCCGCGTGCGGACGGTCGATCTGATCGTGTGGGACGGCTCCCGTTGGCAGAGCCGCACCGAGTACGCGCTCGGATGA